In Salvelinus namaycush isolate Seneca chromosome 16, SaNama_1.0, whole genome shotgun sequence, the sequence CAGTCTGCCCTGAGGCAAAGTTCATCTGGGCAAGCGTCACTGTTGTGCTGCAAAGAGACTGCATTCACATGGCACATTGGTTTCCATACTGCTCAGACTCTACCCCTATAAACTTTTCACCCCCTGTAAGCTCTGTCTGAGTGCCCTTTTCATAGGCCTTTATGTGGTAACAGACATCAAAGGCCCTGAGCTGAGCCACAGAAATACATCAGATTCAGGAATGTAAACAGAGATTGTTTGGAGGAAACAATTGCATTGAAAAGTAGACCTTGATGCGTTTTTATTCATACTCAACACATGATTGTCGTGCTTTGGGCTTCATGTTTTTGAGGGATCAAATAATGTTTTGATCTGTTCTTATGTTCACAGGCTCCAGCAGTCGACAGACCCCTATCTAAGACCACCCACAGCTGCAATGGATGAATTGCTTCATGTCATGTAAGTAATTCCTCTAAAACGTTGAAATGGCTTGATATGGAGTGATCATTTGATAAGGATGGCTAGAGAGGAGAAATGTTGTGCTTATGCATGGAAGACAGCAGCAGCGCCAGTacgtgtgtagtgtgtagtgtataccTTATGTGTGTGTGACCCAGGTGTTCAAACTCACCATGATCACCAGACATCATATCTCCCCTGCTCACTGTTGTGTAATGGGTATGGATGAGTTAGTTGGCACCAGTCCAGTCTTGCTGCATCACCCTCCCCTACCAACCCCACTGGGCTGGTAGGTCATTCAGTGCCACCAGCCAGAGACCGAATCTGTCTCACCCTGTTTGTGTGTAAGTGCATGCGTTACTGAGTACATACCCTTTACAACGGAAGAAGTACAGTCCCTCACATCCTTCATATTAATTTCCCTTCTGCTGGATTTGAAAATATACATCAATGCATGTGGGAATCTTACATCATAGTCCTTATCTTGCAGATACTAAATTATTTGTGAATTGAGCCCAGGGCCCATCCCCCTCATACGCCCAGGGCCCAGCCCACCTCCTTCCTGAGCCCAGGGCCCAGCCCATCCCCCCATCCTAAGCATTACAGTACACTCACTGGGGCTGGAGGTGTAGGTGCAGCCGGTGGTGGTGGGTGGAGGTGAATCAGAGTCCACTGAGGCGGTGTCCTCATCCTGGGAGCAGCCGGCCTGGATAGCCCGCAGGTAGCTGTGGCTGCGGGAGCGAAAGCACGTCGGTGTGGGCAGGTTCAAAGCCTCCACCGCCTGGGACTCCCCCTCGCAGTACAGCGAGCGCCCGCAGCCCTGCCCACACACCTGAAAGAACACGTGCAGGTTGACACGTTGGGGGCGGGGACTTAGGCGACTGCTAGCCCGCCACCGCCTGTGAGGCGAAAGCAGTGCAAGTCTCGGGTGGCAGGGCATGCTTCTGGAGTAAGGTAGTGGTGTATGGTAGGAGAGTGGGAAGGATCCTGTTTCCCTCAGCTCACAAGAGCCCAATCAAAAGGACTGTTAGATTTACCAAAGAAACTCATGCACTGATTAAGGACAGTATCACTATCTCCAGAGGAAAATGGGTACAGGAGTTATCATGCACAGTCAAAATTGTACTTAATGAAACGGATTGATCAAAAGTAAGCTACTTCAATAACCATGTTGAAGATATCTCATTATATCAATATTCTGTTTGAGCTTTGTGTTCACTGATAGAATCTGTGTACTCACTGTATTGTATCTGTGAAATACCACATAGAATGTTTAATCAGTGATGACAAGCCAGCGGCATCAGATTTCCCTTTCCTCATCCCTGGAGCTAATGCAATCACTGTGACTGAGGAATCAACAGCCTCCCACTACAAGCTGTCCACTCTCTCCACATCATAGTcgtagtggttgtggtggtgtcTGATTTTGCTCAGCTCAGCGACGCTATTGATCTACAGGACTTGTTTATTGGTGTAGCACATTTACAGGCTCTGGCGTTGACAACATGACACTTTTCCACAACAGCAGATTCACCAGCAGAAATATATCATAATACAACTGTATAGGCTGGACAGGAAGTAGGTATTGTAGAGAGACCGACCAGCTGAGTCAACTTCACCTGTCCACCCTGCGATAAGAACTTGTTTCACTGTTCAAACAGTgccagagtggaggaggaggaacaaTGATAGCCTATTACGCCCCAGACTTCTATACCAGGCTGCTGTGATGTTCAAGGTTTTAATGATGTTGGTAGCAGGTAGAGTCCCTGTTTGTTCGTCCTGCTTTTCATTGCAGTGtgaggaggatgctggtgccaGAGTTGGCACATGGTCATCATTGTATCCCCCAAGAAAGAAAGGAGATGTAACAGGGATGCTCAGtattcaaaatacatttttaaacttCATTCAAATCAAATGATGAAACTTCACACCATTTCATGATATTTACAAATTTTTCCTTGGTTGATGCTTATCTGTTATTTGATCCATTAGAATCTTGCAATACTTAGCACGCAAGCTGATATTGTCTGTACTCCTTTTTATACCCAATGAAAAGCCTTGATGGAAAGGCATCGATGTGTTACAACCTCTCCTGTATTAGATTTTATGCACAGTTACCGCCATGAACAACAATGCAGATCCTTTGAAGCCTCTTCTCCTGCTAAGGCAGCCATTGTAATCCATCAGATATCAATCCTGATAAAACACGGCAGTTCATTCATAAAAAAACTTGCTTTTATCCCAAAGAGAGATTTTCTTGTCATCTCCCAAATTCAATTAATCAAATATGATTTGATAATAACAAAAGATTCCTGTAAGAGGTAGAGGGTAATTTAACTGCTGTCATCTGTAATATGATGCTATTTTAACTCCATGAGCATATGTGGCGTCGGGTCTTCCATCTGAAAGGAGCCTGGTGGTCTTGATAAAAACCTAGTCTCATGTCTAAACATTACTTTCAAACATCATtcctattcctgtctcttctGGCTTACTGAATGTTTAACCAACCAGCATCTCACCACACACATAATCTGAAATATTCTATCCCTACCTACAGTCACAGACAGAGGATTCTGCTGGCTCTGCAATGCACCATGCTGTCAACATCCTATTCATTTCTGGTTGTTGTTTCAGGCTTGAAGCTTGTCCACACTGAAGGTCTTTGCACTGACTGAGGGCATTCTTTATGAATAATTCATTTTATTCAGTAGTACCTACATCTGTCACACTTCTGTTGTATTTGTTGTATGGGGGTATTATtcccacacacactgacaggccTGTTTTAGACCCTGATGAAGAGTGTCCTGAGTAATAGAGAGAGTGGACTTACGTACCTGCCCACTGCTCATCATGCCCCTGCCCAGGGTAGAGTAGCTCTGGTGGAAGTCTTTTCCATCGTCCCAGTGCCGCATGGCCATCGGGGGCTCTCCTGGGCTCACCAAGCAGTCCAGGTTGTCCAGGCTCCGATTGGTAGAGAGCTCTCTCAGGGAGGGGAGACAgctacagggaaaggggggagaaTTAGCTGCTGAAATTACCCCTCAACAGTATGGAAAATACTTGGATGAAGGGTGGGGAGGAAACGTGACGTCTTGGGTTGATGAGAACCGCTGGTGCTGGAGCATCAATTTTCAGTGGATGCTTTGAACCTTCCCCAAACCTCTTGTGATTTTGTGAGATTAAATACCAGTGAGATGAGAGGATATTGGGGTGTAGCTGGGTATCAAAATGACAGCACAGAGGAAACATTAAGTCGTCAGTAAACATCAAAACAAAAGGGAGCAAATTTGAGTTATTTTTTTGCTTTGTAATCATTAATGGAATCTGCTGAGACGGAGAGATTGTTTCCTCTGTTCTGACTTGTCTCTCAAGAAGGCACCTGTTAGTGGGAATGTGTGTGCCGGGGTGAGGGTGGAAGGGGTTTGTATGGGGGATCAGTGGCTTATAATGAGAGACATGACTGGATTGGCTGTGGCTGGGATACTAACACACCACTCGGAGCACTTGGTAATATATGCGGCGTGGGAAGGGGCACGACACAAAGCACTGGGGTGGTTAGAGAGAAGCGGCAGCAGCGGTGGGCATGTGTGAGTGGAGGGCCGTGCTGCCCCCCTCCATAAGACACTGACCTGGCCAAATGCTGCATTGAGCATGCACTCTGTAGCGGAGACCACAGTACCCCATTATCCTTCAGCATGAGAGCGTAACAGCGAGGCCTGCCGGTTTGGGTGGTGGGGAACATGACAAAAAATGTCACCTTTTCGACCTCAAATGGAAACTTTTGGTTACCTGTTGCTGGTAGGTAATTACCTTTTCCTATAAATGAACATCCCCTAAGAACATGTTAAGCTGATATGTACTCCTAATGAACAATGTTGCAGCCGGCAGGTTTTACCTTGCATATACTGTAGAAACTGTTCCACATCAGTGTCAGGATTCTGCCCCCTGCTGTCCATTTGTGGTGGCCACTTTAATTGAATTGTATTGTTATATTCAACTCTCTTTTAGAGCAGGCAGGTTTCCATGCAGGGTGTCTGTAGCTACTTCTCTATAAAATACGTTCCCTCGGACATCCCATGTTATCTGTTCTGTCATGACATAGATTGATAAGGAGAAACAAACCCCTCAGCCGAGACATATCTAAACAgtattaactacagtatgatcTACATGCATATTTCCTCCTGAGGCTGTTTCACTCACTTGTGCAGAGGTGGTGGAGGCTGCTGCTCGCTCAGGGACTGATGGGTGGCCTTCAAGTAGCTCTGGCGGCGGGCAGCTGTTTTGGGTGAGGGTTTGGGGCTTCCCTCAGACTCCTCGCTGTCCTGGTCCACGTCCCCCATGGCCTTGACGTAGCTGCCACTACGCATCCTCCGGCAGGGGATCTCCAGACCCCCGGGCCGGCCCCGGCCCCCCAGCGTAGCACTCCAGTCCCCCAGGGGAATCTACAGACAGCATGAGGCCACAATGAGTCACCAAACCTTCAACTCCACTTTATCACACAGTCTTTTAACTAGCTTAATGAGAGAGACCTTGAATGGGTCATTTCATGtgaatgtactgtgtgtgtatttgaaaTGAAAGTATTTGAATAATGGGATTATAGACTGTAAATGTCAAGATGCTGCTGCAGTAGTTAGAAAGGGATTCAAATGAATTAGGTTTTAAAACAAATCTCCTAATTTCAGGGAACAGTAAAGCTGTGAGGGGAATTAGGGGGTGCAGTGAATGCTATTGCCTGCATAATACTCACTTGGCCTCCTACCTGGAGGTACTGACAGGTCAGGTCCTGGTGACATGACTTGGTTTTGAGCAGCGTCCTGTTGACTGTGGCTGAACCCTTCTGGAGCACCTGCCTGGCCTGGCTGAGGGTCAGTGTGGACCAGGAGCCTCTCTTCACCAGGGTGctctccctgcctcctcctcccaccagctCCCCTCCCCTGGTCCCTGCCAGCGCTTGCGGGCAGGCCAGGTACTTCAGGTCGCTGCTGCTCTTGGAGGCCTTGAGTGTGTGAGCAGAGATGGTGTTGTAGCCATGTGGGAGGTGCCTGGGAGGGGCCTGGCTGTCCGACACCGCCCTGCCTAACGTCATCATGCTAAGTGGGTTACGGTAGCCCATGGCGATAGTGCCAGCTTTGGTGGTGGTGTCACTCTCCAGGGCATTGTCTGAGCTCCAGAGTCCCAGTGCATTCTGCCTGCTAGGTTGCTGCTTCagcgtctcagtcttggccctgTCTTTACTCTTACTCCTGCGGGTCTGCCTGGTCCCCTCCTCACCTCCACCTGTAGTGCTGTTCATGTTGCCCTTGACCACCGAGCCCTCCAGGGATTGGGACTTGTTGAAGAGCTTCTGGACAGAGTGCATAATGTGACGGATGCGTCCGGGACTCTCGCTGCGCTGCTTGGCCACCCTGCCCCGGTGGAACTGGAGGGTACTGAAGCCATCCCTTTGCAGAGGTAGGTGCTTCTCCAGCTGGTCCAACAGGTTAGATGGCAGCCGGTTCATCTTGGCCGCTGCTGCAGAGGAGATGGTAACTGATCCACTGGTGATCATGGGAGCCCCTCTAAGACCCAGGCCCATGGACATGGAGGTGGACAGGGTGCCCGCCCGGCTGCCCACAGGCCCACCCCCGGCAGGGACCATGTAGCCCTGGGAGTAGTCCGGGGAGTAGTCAGCCTGCTCTTGTTGGGAGGTGAAGTGGAGGCGGGGGAAGGTGCTGCTGTTGGACATCTGGTTGAGGGGCAGCAGGCACTCCGAAGGCAGGGATTGGGGGTTGGGGCCCTGGTAGAGTTGGTGGGGGTCCAGGGTGCCGTAGTGGTTCATGGTGGGGCTCAGAAGGAAGGGGCCATGGGCGTCAGAGGTCAAGGGGTACAGTGGCTTCTTTGGGGCCCCCGATGGCTCACAGGAGTCCGACAGGTGACGGCTGCGATTGGGTCCTAACCCTTTCATGGTTGTCACAGCGCAGGTCTGCTGCTGCCCTTAGAACATGTCTCCAGCTGGGGCGCGTTTACAGCCCTGGAGGGCTCATCCTGGAACAGAGAGGAATATGATATCTTTTAGAATATACAGTATGAGAAAGAGGACGTTAACGTAAGAGTTGGTGGGCTGATAAGAGTTGTATTGCTTCTCATTAAAATTGATTATattgagatgttttgtcactggcctacacacaaaacccccataatgtcaaagtggaattatgtcttTTATGTCTTTGAatgattataatttttttaacaaattaatacaaaatgaaaagttgaaatgtgttgagtcaataagtatttaaccccatTTTTATGGCAAGCCTCAGGAGTAGaactgtgcttaacaagtcacataagttgcatggactgtctgtgtgcaataatagtgtttaacatgatttttgaatgactacctcatctctgtacctccataaaatacaattatctataaggtaAGAAAAACTGGTTCAGTGTGCTTTCCACCAAACAATAACCAACCTACTACACAcaaccaaatctacactggagttggttaccaagaagacagtgaaggttcctgagtggccgagttacaattttgacttaataATGCTTTAAAATATATGGCGAAACCtcaaaatggttgtctagcaatgatcaacaaccaatttgacagagctttaagAACAGAgctttgaaaagaataatggcaaatgttgcacaatccaggtgtggaaagctcataaagacttacccaggaatactcacagctgtaattgctgccaaaggtgattctaacttgTATAGGGAAGGTTCCTCAGAGGAGGCAGGCGAGGACCATCCTCCTtggtgaatttcataaaaatagcgAAACATTAATTGTAtctatttttagataaaactatactaaatgtattcacgtcaccaaatagttgtttaaaacacattgttttgcaatgaaggtctacagtagcatcAGCAGCTAGTTTCCATCTTCCTCTGGGCACA encodes:
- the LOC120061572 gene encoding disks large-associated protein 4-like translates to MKGLGPNRSRHLSDSCEPSGAPKKPLYPLTSDAHGPFLLSPTMNHYGTLDPHQLYQGPNPQSLPSECLLPLNQMSNSSTFPRLHFTSQQEQADYSPDYSQGYMVPAGGGPVGSRAGTLSTSMSMGLGLRGAPMITSGSVTISSAAAAKMNRLPSNLLDQLEKHLPLQRDGFSTLQFHRGRVAKQRSESPGRIRHIMHSVQKLFNKSQSLEGSVVKGNMNSTTGGGEEGTRQTRRSKSKDRAKTETLKQQPSRQNALGLWSSDNALESDTTTKAGTIAMGYRNPLSMMTLGRAVSDSQAPPRHLPHGYNTISAHTLKASKSSSDLKYLACPQALAGTRGGELVGGGGRESTLVKRGSWSTLTLSQARQVLQKGSATVNRTLLKTKSCHQDLTCQYLQVGGQIPLGDWSATLGGRGRPGGLEIPCRRMRSGSYVKAMGDVDQDSEESEGSPKPSPKTAARRQSYLKATHQSLSEQQPPPPLHNCLPSLRELSTNRSLDNLDCLVSPGEPPMAMRHWDDGKDFHQSYSTLGRGMMSSGQVCGQGCGRSLYCEGESQAVEALNLPTPTCFRSRSHSYLRAIQAGCSQDEDTASVDSDSPPPTTTGCTYTSSPTLPTCVSSSCKKAPPPVPPRTTSKPYISVTVQSSTESAQDTYLDQQDHRSEANSQSGRSSNSSGSLCSLRTGSLAKGSKPPAPVAAPVPAPRDSHPPPSSTTQSLPQVQPQNDTLNPGPSLTPDQSLTLPEPVPTKRKLSSIGIQVDCVQPIQREDQPPPSTKFQSIGVQVENGRPLSRASSMASRQETETEPQDSKQDAPTSENNSTVHCNSQLLDPDPAASNGKECAVVRQPPKHPSFPARASASLPESLDPTLDPSFLPPPDPSLVSGNGSAQGDAAAPSTCLRDGNWFLKLLQAETARMEGWCQQMEQETKDKNISEEVMGTVRSAVGSAQLLIAQKFQQFRGLCDENLNVNANPQPTAQDLAGFWDLLQLSVEDISVKFDELWQLKANNWQLPEKKEEKKPAPPVVPKKTSKPKLSPGKDRSIDSAVDKQRQEARKRLMAAKRAASVRQNSATESSDSIEIYVPEAQTRL